The proteins below are encoded in one region of Drosophila santomea strain STO CAGO 1482 chromosome 3R, Prin_Dsan_1.1, whole genome shotgun sequence:
- the LOC120453384 gene encoding set1/Ash2 histone methyltransferase complex subunit ASH2 isoform X2, with protein MASSFTDEESTLSKNNRQKRKFPGTDSGPTGKKGRPSSDITANVKLPPHGYPLEHPFNKDGYRYILAEPDPHAPFRQEFDESSDWAGKPIPGWLYRTLVPHSVLLALHDRAPQLKISEDRLAVTGERGYCMVRATHSVNRGCWYFEITIEEMPEGAATRLGWGREYGNLQAPLGYDKFGYSWRSRKGTKFTESHGKHYSDAYVEGDTLGFLIELPEEAALDYLPNTFKDRPLVKFKSHLYYEDKDKITETLKNLHILQGSRIEFFRNGQSQGVAFEDIYAGSYFPAISIHKSATVSVNFGPAFKYPEVLVERKAKGMHDRVEELITEQCLADTLYLTEHDGRLRLDNMGL; from the exons ATGGCGTCATCTTTTACGGACGAGGAAT CTACCCTGTCCAAAAACAATCGACAGAAGAGGAAATTCCCCGGCACGGATTCGGGACCCACGGGCAAGAAGGGTCGGCCCAGTTCCGATATTACGGCCAATGTAAAGCTGCCACCGCATGGCTACCCACTGGAGCACCCCTTCAACAAGGATGGCTATCGTTACATACTCGCCGAACCGGATCCACATGCTCCATTCCGTCAGGAGTTCGACGAGAGCTCCGACTGGGCGGGCAAACCCATTCCCGGCTGGCTTTACCGCACCCTGGTTCCCCATTCTGTGCTCCTGGCGCTGCACGATCGGGCACCGCAGCTAAAAATAAGCGAGGATCGGCTGGCGGTAACAGGCGAACGTGGATACTGCATGGTCCGAGCTACACACT CTGTGAACCGGGGATGCTGGTACTTTGAGATCACCATCGAAGAGATGCCTGAGGGAGCTGCCACGCGACTTGGTTGGGGCAGGGAGTACGGAAACTTGCAGGCTCCATTGGGATATGACAAGTTTGGTTACTCCTGGCGATCTCGCAAGGGCACCAAGTTCACCGAGAGTCATGGCAAACACTACAGTGACGCCTATGTGGAGGGCGATACCTTGGGATTTCTTATAGAGCTGCCAGAGGAGGCGGCGCTCGACTATCTGCCCAACACATTTAAAGATCGG CCCCTTGTCAAGTTCAAGTCGCATCTGTACTACGAGGACAAGGACAAGATCACTGAGACCCTGAAGAATCTGCACATCCTGCAGGGCAGTCGCATCGAGTTTTTTAGGAACGGCCAGTCCCAGGGTGTGGCATTCGAAGACATTTATGCCGGCAGCTATTTTCCGGCCATCTCGATACACAAAAGTGCCACGGTCAGCGTAAACTTCGGACCCGCCTTCAAGTATCCCGAGGTGCTCGTCGAGCGCAAAGCCAAGGGG ATGCACGATCGCGTGGAGGAGCTGATCACAGAGCAATGTTTAGCCGACACCCTTTACCTCACAGAACACGATGGACGTTTGCGACTGGATAATATGGGTCTTTAG
- the LOC120453384 gene encoding set1/Ash2 histone methyltransferase complex subunit ASH2 isoform X1: MEDSQMDTSSPTESSSEVNFNADEDKSQETRSAAGVCYCGKERNLNIVELLCATCARWVHETCVSYQLGKGKLLPFITNYVFVCKNCSASGLESFRKSQATISQMCHCAIANMQQAASRDGRREIQFSKDKEIIPYIEQYWEAMTTMPRRLTQSWYSTVQRSLVKDVQTLFTYEEHSEHGAMYGLFHQDLRIIKPNYESMSKSGALRLTDDGYTQATLSKNNRQKRKFPGTDSGPTGKKGRPSSDITANVKLPPHGYPLEHPFNKDGYRYILAEPDPHAPFRQEFDESSDWAGKPIPGWLYRTLVPHSVLLALHDRAPQLKISEDRLAVTGERGYCMVRATHSVNRGCWYFEITIEEMPEGAATRLGWGREYGNLQAPLGYDKFGYSWRSRKGTKFTESHGKHYSDAYVEGDTLGFLIELPEEAALDYLPNTFKDRPLVKFKSHLYYEDKDKITETLKNLHILQGSRIEFFRNGQSQGVAFEDIYAGSYFPAISIHKSATVSVNFGPAFKYPEVLVERKAKGMHDRVEELITEQCLADTLYLTEHDGRLRLDNMGL, translated from the exons ATGGAGGACAGCCAAATGGACACAAGCTCACCCACAGAGTCTAGCTCCGAGGTGAATTTCAATGCGGACGAGGATAAATCGCAGGAAACGCGTTCCGCAGCCGGCGTTTGTTACTG CGGCAAGGAGCGTAATCTCAACATTGTGGAGCTTCTTTGTGCCACCTGCGCTCGCTGGGTGCACGAGACCTGCGTTTCCTACCAACTTGGTAAAGGTAAACTTCTGCCCTTCATCACCAACTATGTGTTCGTCTGCAAAAACTGCTCTGCCAGCGGATTGGAAAGCTTTCGCAAGAGTCAGGCCA CTATATCCCAGATGTGCCACTGCGCCATTGCCAACATGCAGCAAGCAGCTTCCAGGGACGGACGGCGCGAGATTCAATTTAGCAAGGACAAGGAGATTATACCGTACATCGAACAGTACTGGGAGGCCATGACCACCATGCCGCGCAGGTTGACCCAATCCTGGTACAGCACCGTCCAGCGATCTTTGGTTAAGGATGTGCAAACCCTGTTCACCTACGAGGAGCACTCGGAACATGGCGCCATGTACGGACTGTTCCATCAGGATCTGCGAATTATCAAGCCCAACTACGAGAGCATGAGCAAGAGCGGCGCCCTACGACTCACCGACGATGGATATACTCAAG CTACCCTGTCCAAAAACAATCGACAGAAGAGGAAATTCCCCGGCACGGATTCGGGACCCACGGGCAAGAAGGGTCGGCCCAGTTCCGATATTACGGCCAATGTAAAGCTGCCACCGCATGGCTACCCACTGGAGCACCCCTTCAACAAGGATGGCTATCGTTACATACTCGCCGAACCGGATCCACATGCTCCATTCCGTCAGGAGTTCGACGAGAGCTCCGACTGGGCGGGCAAACCCATTCCCGGCTGGCTTTACCGCACCCTGGTTCCCCATTCTGTGCTCCTGGCGCTGCACGATCGGGCACCGCAGCTAAAAATAAGCGAGGATCGGCTGGCGGTAACAGGCGAACGTGGATACTGCATGGTCCGAGCTACACACT CTGTGAACCGGGGATGCTGGTACTTTGAGATCACCATCGAAGAGATGCCTGAGGGAGCTGCCACGCGACTTGGTTGGGGCAGGGAGTACGGAAACTTGCAGGCTCCATTGGGATATGACAAGTTTGGTTACTCCTGGCGATCTCGCAAGGGCACCAAGTTCACCGAGAGTCATGGCAAACACTACAGTGACGCCTATGTGGAGGGCGATACCTTGGGATTTCTTATAGAGCTGCCAGAGGAGGCGGCGCTCGACTATCTGCCCAACACATTTAAAGATCGG CCCCTTGTCAAGTTCAAGTCGCATCTGTACTACGAGGACAAGGACAAGATCACTGAGACCCTGAAGAATCTGCACATCCTGCAGGGCAGTCGCATCGAGTTTTTTAGGAACGGCCAGTCCCAGGGTGTGGCATTCGAAGACATTTATGCCGGCAGCTATTTTCCGGCCATCTCGATACACAAAAGTGCCACGGTCAGCGTAAACTTCGGACCCGCCTTCAAGTATCCCGAGGTGCTCGTCGAGCGCAAAGCCAAGGGG ATGCACGATCGCGTGGAGGAGCTGATCACAGAGCAATGTTTAGCCGACACCCTTTACCTCACAGAACACGATGGACGTTTGCGACTGGATAATATGGGTCTTTAG